A region from the Nocardioides coralli genome encodes:
- a CDS encoding alkaline phosphatase family protein, translated as MNARLSRRAFVTTSAGAVFATAALPDGYAATPGPRGPKRAYVLVVDGCRPDEITPVLTPTLAGLRNGGMNFPRATSLPVMETIPNHVMMMTGLRPDRTGVPANAIYDRRLGDTRTLDQPRDLRSSTVIQRLNKAGFTTATVLSKDYLVGIFGKRATYRWVPQGYIPVSGHVPDAATMDATLSMIEDHDPNMVFVNLGDIDRMGHSDETGPTPVQAARRAALADTDAQVARLVQELRSSGRWEHSLVVVLADHSMDWSLPDARVAVGPALEADPLLAGKVAIAENGGAELLYWLGPDSERDAAVTRMRRAALSVDGVLRAHPRTRRSLRLGPEAGDVVLFCEPGRRFSEAPQNNPIPGNHGHPVTRPIPFFLSGGHPRVPRGSSRGRARTMDVAPTLSRFFGVGGPRGGYDGTSRL; from the coding sequence GTGAACGCCCGGCTGAGCCGCCGCGCCTTCGTCACCACCAGCGCGGGAGCGGTGTTCGCGACCGCCGCCCTGCCCGACGGGTACGCCGCCACGCCCGGCCCCCGCGGCCCGAAGCGCGCCTACGTGCTGGTGGTCGACGGCTGCCGACCCGACGAGATCACCCCGGTGCTCACCCCCACCCTGGCGGGGCTGCGCAACGGCGGGATGAACTTCCCGCGGGCCACGTCGTTGCCGGTGATGGAGACGATCCCCAACCACGTGATGATGATGACCGGGCTGCGGCCGGACCGCACCGGCGTCCCCGCCAACGCGATCTACGACCGCAGGCTCGGCGACACCCGCACCCTCGACCAGCCGCGTGACCTGCGCAGCAGCACGGTGATCCAGCGACTCAACAAGGCGGGGTTCACCACCGCGACCGTGCTCAGCAAGGACTACCTGGTCGGCATCTTCGGGAAGCGCGCCACCTACCGCTGGGTGCCCCAGGGCTACATCCCCGTCTCGGGCCACGTGCCGGACGCGGCCACCATGGACGCCACCCTGTCGATGATCGAGGACCACGACCCCAACATGGTCTTCGTCAACCTCGGCGACATCGACCGGATGGGCCACTCCGACGAGACCGGCCCGACCCCCGTGCAGGCGGCCCGCCGCGCCGCCCTCGCCGACACCGACGCGCAGGTGGCGCGCCTGGTCCAGGAGCTGCGGTCCAGCGGCCGGTGGGAGCACTCCCTCGTCGTGGTGCTCGCCGACCACTCGATGGACTGGTCCCTCCCCGACGCCCGGGTGGCGGTCGGACCCGCGCTCGAGGCCGACCCGCTGCTGGCCGGCAAGGTCGCCATCGCCGAGAACGGCGGCGCGGAGCTCCTCTACTGGCTCGGCCCCGACAGCGAGCGCGACGCGGCAGTCACGCGGATGCGGCGCGCCGCGCTGTCGGTCGACGGCGTGCTCCGGGCCCACCCCCGGACCCGCCGCTCGCTGCGGCTAGGCCCGGAGGCCGGCGACGTGGTCCTGTTCTGCGAGCCGGGCCGCCGGTTCAGCGAGGCGCCGCAGAACAACCCCATCCCCGGCAACCACGGCCACCCGGTCACCCGCCCCATCCCGTTCTTCCTCAGCGGCGGGCACCCGCGGGTGCCGCGGGGAAGCTCGCGGGGCAGGGCGCGGACGATGGACGTCGCCCCCACCCTGTCGCGGTTCTTCGGCGTCGGCGGGCCACGGGGCGGGTACGACGGCACCAGCCGGCTCTGA
- a CDS encoding SGNH/GDSL hydrolase family protein: MHPRAVRRGAVVAVLVGAGAVAGGLSLRGADPAICDRLADDAARRAALVTGTGPDLLVVGDSWSVAPDLADPADSWPTRLPGRVHVAGFSGSGFSPGASGCDGVSFAAQAAEAEVRPRRVVVAGGLNDVDQSDEDIEAGVARLIEVLEGHEVVVVGPAAAPSRAAGAARVDALLARLADAAGWGYVSTYDWELDYLPDGLHLTPAGHREFGDRVAEAVGPAA; the protein is encoded by the coding sequence GTGCACCCTCGTGCAGTACGCCGCGGCGCGGTCGTCGCCGTGTTGGTCGGTGCGGGAGCCGTGGCCGGCGGGCTGTCCCTCCGGGGCGCGGACCCCGCGATCTGCGACCGGCTCGCCGACGACGCGGCCCGTCGTGCCGCGCTGGTGACCGGGACCGGCCCCGACCTGCTGGTCGTCGGCGACTCGTGGTCGGTCGCCCCCGACCTCGCCGACCCGGCGGACTCCTGGCCCACCCGGTTGCCGGGGCGCGTGCACGTGGCGGGGTTCTCCGGGAGCGGGTTCAGCCCCGGGGCCAGCGGCTGCGACGGCGTGTCGTTCGCGGCCCAGGCCGCCGAGGCGGAGGTGAGGCCCCGGAGGGTCGTGGTCGCCGGCGGGCTCAACGACGTGGACCAGAGCGACGAGGACATCGAGGCGGGTGTCGCCCGGCTCATCGAGGTGCTGGAGGGGCACGAGGTGGTCGTGGTCGGGCCCGCGGCCGCGCCGAGCCGGGCAGCCGGTGCCGCCCGCGTGGACGCGCTGCTGGCGCGGCTCGCCGACGCCGCCGGGTGGGGCTACGTGTCGACGTACGACTGGGAGCTCGACTACCTCCCGGACGGGCTGCACCTGACCCCGGCGGGCCACCGGGAGTTCGGTGACCGCGTCGCCGAGGCTGTCGGGCCGGCCGCATAG
- a CDS encoding lysoplasmalogenase yields the protein MRTSTRLTLAYAGLAAVDSWLAGSRRPAAHRLRRATKPLLMPTLAASLATDPRATGSPLRTTTLIAQLGGWGGDVALLGDRPRDFERGSASFAVGHVAYTAGFLRHRDPAGRPGPRPVAALWLLTAPGVAHLAAREDRRLGFVLLGYSSLLAGTVAASTQLDRSLPASSRRLSVAGAALFMTSDAVLGLRRFVLRDAPPRSETVVMATYTAAQLLLRLGAARAGRVSRR from the coding sequence GTGCGCACCTCCACCCGCCTGACGCTGGCGTACGCCGGTCTCGCAGCCGTCGACAGCTGGCTCGCCGGGTCGCGCCGACCCGCCGCCCACCGGCTGCGGCGGGCCACCAAGCCGCTGCTGATGCCGACCCTGGCCGCCTCGCTGGCAACCGATCCCCGGGCGACCGGGTCGCCGCTGCGCACGACCACGCTGATCGCCCAGCTGGGCGGCTGGGGCGGTGACGTGGCGCTCCTCGGCGACCGGCCACGCGACTTCGAGCGGGGGTCGGCGTCGTTCGCGGTCGGTCATGTCGCCTACACGGCCGGTTTCCTGCGCCACCGCGACCCAGCAGGACGGCCGGGGCCGCGGCCGGTCGCGGCGCTCTGGCTCCTCACGGCCCCGGGGGTGGCGCACCTCGCGGCCCGCGAGGACCGCCGCCTGGGCTTCGTGCTGCTGGGCTACTCGTCGCTGCTCGCCGGGACCGTCGCCGCCAGCACCCAGCTCGACCGCTCGCTGCCGGCGTCGTCGCGACGGCTCAGCGTCGCCGGGGCCGCGCTCTTCATGACCTCGGACGCCGTGCTGGGTCTGCGTCGCTTCGTGCTCCGCGACGCGCCGCCCCGCAGCGAGACCGTCGTGATGGCGACCTACACCGCCGCCCAGCTGCTGCTCCGGCTCGGCGCCGCCCGCGCGGGTCGGGTCAGCCGGCGCTGA
- the secD gene encoding protein translocase subunit SecD codes for MSRGAWFRLLLVIGVLAGAGWVAMEREPKLGLDLQGGAQFVFEAQSTEQTEATPENVDRTLEVLRGRVDALGVTEPTLVRQGDNRILVELPGITDEEEAEDAREQIGQTAQLSVHPVLRVVADQNADPRQPDNLVLPSDQGDTLEMGPAALRGEEITGAEAAQPQDSLQWVVNVDFNRSGSDAFGELSAEAACAQGAQNRIAIVLDDRVISSPGVEVPCGGSIRNSTQISGDFTVAEAQELSALIEGGALPLPLESISDRLVGPTLGDQAIADSFEAGIIGLILTGLFITVVYRFVGGLATLALASYALLAYAMLVGLGSTLTLPGLAGFVLAIGLAIDANVLVFERAREEYVDAPKAGLRQALTIGFNKAWSAIIDSNITTLLAAALLFLLASGPVKGFGVTLSIGVIASMISALIIARLLTQAAVSTQALARRPKFAGLGYTGKVRGWLDRKKPDLMSRRRVWLATSVVALVAAIGGVVGPGLSLGIEFTGGRTLDYSVSEDVSVDEARKAIADAGFPEAVVQGADTADFTVRVGDISNEEEDRIQASLEDIGGTVEQVDDQRIGASLGDELRNRALLAFGIALLAQMLYLAIRFKWTFGLAAVLAMFHDVLIVVGLFAWLGKPIDGVFLAAALTIVGLSVNDKVVVFDRIRERWRASREGAFADIANTACLETVPRTVNTGLGAMFILAALAFLGGDSLQDFAVALLVGLIIGTASSVFTATPILIWLQERFPMAREQKVKKARDPEDSGAVV; via the coding sequence ATGTCCCGTGGTGCCTGGTTCCGCCTCCTCCTCGTCATCGGCGTGCTCGCCGGAGCGGGCTGGGTGGCGATGGAGCGCGAGCCGAAGCTGGGTCTGGACCTGCAGGGCGGCGCGCAGTTCGTCTTCGAGGCCCAGAGCACCGAGCAGACCGAGGCGACGCCGGAGAACGTCGACCGCACGCTGGAGGTGCTGCGCGGCCGCGTCGACGCCCTCGGCGTCACCGAGCCGACGCTGGTGCGGCAGGGCGACAACCGGATCCTGGTGGAGCTCCCGGGCATCACCGACGAGGAGGAGGCCGAGGACGCGCGTGAGCAGATCGGGCAGACCGCCCAGCTCAGCGTGCACCCGGTGCTCCGGGTCGTCGCCGACCAGAACGCCGACCCACGCCAGCCGGACAACCTCGTGCTGCCCAGCGACCAGGGCGACACCCTCGAGATGGGCCCCGCCGCGCTCCGGGGTGAGGAGATCACCGGCGCGGAGGCCGCCCAGCCCCAGGACAGCCTGCAGTGGGTCGTCAACGTCGACTTCAACCGTTCCGGCTCCGACGCCTTCGGCGAGCTGTCTGCCGAGGCCGCGTGTGCCCAGGGGGCCCAGAACCGGATCGCCATCGTGCTCGACGACCGGGTCATCTCCTCCCCGGGTGTCGAGGTTCCCTGCGGCGGCAGCATCCGCAACTCGACCCAGATCTCCGGTGACTTCACCGTCGCGGAGGCCCAGGAGCTGTCGGCCCTCATCGAGGGTGGCGCGCTGCCGCTGCCGCTGGAGTCGATCTCCGACCGGCTCGTCGGCCCGACCCTGGGTGACCAGGCCATCGCGGACTCCTTCGAGGCCGGCATCATCGGCCTGATCCTCACCGGCCTGTTCATCACGGTCGTCTACCGCTTCGTCGGCGGTCTCGCGACGCTCGCGCTGGCGTCGTACGCCCTGCTCGCCTACGCGATGCTCGTCGGCCTCGGGTCGACCCTGACGCTCCCGGGTCTCGCGGGCTTCGTGCTCGCCATCGGTCTCGCGATCGACGCCAACGTGCTGGTCTTCGAACGAGCGCGGGAGGAGTATGTCGACGCACCCAAGGCGGGTCTGCGGCAGGCACTGACCATCGGCTTCAACAAGGCCTGGTCGGCGATCATCGACTCCAACATCACGACGCTGCTCGCCGCCGCGCTGCTGTTCCTGCTGGCCTCCGGGCCGGTCAAGGGCTTCGGTGTGACGCTGTCGATCGGTGTCATCGCCTCGATGATCTCGGCGCTGATCATCGCCCGGCTCCTGACGCAGGCGGCGGTGTCGACCCAGGCGCTGGCCCGGCGGCCCAAGTTCGCCGGCCTCGGCTACACCGGCAAGGTGCGCGGCTGGCTCGACCGGAAGAAGCCCGACCTGATGTCGCGCCGCCGGGTGTGGCTGGCGACCTCCGTCGTCGCGCTCGTCGCGGCCATCGGCGGCGTCGTCGGCCCGGGCCTCAGCCTCGGCATCGAGTTCACCGGTGGCCGGACCCTCGACTACTCCGTCTCCGAGGACGTCTCGGTCGACGAGGCCCGCAAGGCGATCGCCGACGCCGGCTTCCCCGAGGCCGTCGTCCAGGGCGCCGACACCGCCGACTTCACCGTCCGGGTCGGCGACATCTCCAACGAGGAGGAGGACCGGATCCAGGCCTCCCTCGAGGACATCGGCGGCACTGTCGAGCAGGTCGACGACCAGCGGATCGGTGCCTCGCTCGGCGACGAGCTGCGCAACCGGGCGCTGCTGGCCTTCGGCATCGCGCTGCTGGCCCAGATGCTCTACCTCGCGATCCGGTTCAAGTGGACCTTCGGCCTCGCGGCCGTGCTGGCGATGTTCCACGACGTGCTGATCGTGGTGGGCCTCTTCGCGTGGCTCGGCAAGCCGATCGACGGCGTCTTCCTCGCCGCGGCGTTGACGATCGTGGGTCTGTCGGTCAACGACAAGGTCGTCGTGTTCGACCGGATTCGCGAGCGCTGGCGGGCCTCGCGGGAGGGCGCCTTCGCCGACATCGCCAACACCGCCTGCCTCGAGACCGTGCCGCGAACCGTCAACACCGGTCTCGGTGCGATGTTCATCCTGGCGGCGCTCGCCTTCCTCGGCGGCGACTCCCTGCAGGACTTCGCGGTCGCCCTGCTGGTCGGTCTGATCATCGGCACCGCGTCCTCGGTGTTCACCGCGACCCCGATCCTGATCTGGCTGCAGGAGCGCTTCCCGATGGCCCGCGAGCAGAAGGTGAAGAAGGCCCGCGACCCCGAGGACTCCGGCGCGGTCGTCTGA
- a CDS encoding MXAN_6640 family putative metalloprotease, which produces MRAPIVTVLAAVLLATPLAPGAVADPVGKGDPATAGPVARAEAEAALDAALALVPEDAAARSRSAAPTQSALVGRQATMLLHEVMRTRGDLGPEDRERADRLLARPTGSGDPYLDYGTAPTASHCDAVICVHWVTDGSNRHAPDLTDSGGVAGVPDVVEETLTTTRQVHDTYTGSGYRRPDPDGTKGGGSDLVDIYLGDIGDRGIYGYCTSDQPDPVEERWNRWAYCAIDEDFRRSQFPTNTPRENRQVTLAHEYFHAVQFAYDAFEDGWIMEATATWAEEQLFDGVDDNRFYLKYGQLRQPRLPLDEYDGGLAPYGQWIFFEYLTQRWDATGTGTLPTIMLDIWEELSGRAGDPDAYSTQAVQRALKDRGTHFTDVYGEFAAANRQPSRSYEEGRASAYKKARVTTSMKLRRSKRDSGLRRTTLDHLTHQAARFRTDDTTGSGWKLRVDVDLAGRASAPVAILMIKKTSGDVVYRTLKLSKRGEGTGRAPFRADSVKFVELVLVNASRRTSCWDGGGSADYACLGNPRDDFRRASYRARVVRR; this is translated from the coding sequence TTGCGCGCTCCGATCGTCACGGTGCTGGCTGCCGTGCTGCTGGCCACCCCGCTCGCCCCGGGGGCCGTCGCCGACCCCGTCGGCAAGGGCGACCCCGCGACCGCCGGCCCGGTCGCCCGCGCGGAGGCCGAGGCGGCGCTCGACGCGGCGCTCGCCCTGGTCCCCGAGGACGCCGCCGCCCGGTCACGCTCGGCGGCGCCGACGCAGTCCGCCCTGGTGGGTCGGCAGGCCACGATGCTGCTCCACGAGGTGATGCGCACACGCGGCGACCTCGGCCCCGAGGACCGCGAGCGCGCCGACCGGCTGCTCGCCCGTCCGACGGGGAGCGGTGACCCCTACCTCGACTACGGGACCGCGCCGACCGCGTCGCACTGCGACGCCGTCATCTGTGTCCACTGGGTCACCGACGGCTCCAACCGCCACGCGCCGGACCTGACCGACAGCGGCGGCGTCGCCGGCGTCCCCGACGTCGTGGAGGAGACGCTGACGACCACGCGGCAGGTGCACGACACCTACACCGGCTCCGGCTACCGGCGGCCCGACCCCGACGGGACGAAGGGTGGCGGCTCCGACCTGGTCGACATCTACCTCGGCGACATCGGCGACCGGGGCATCTACGGCTACTGCACCAGCGATCAGCCGGACCCCGTCGAGGAACGCTGGAACCGGTGGGCCTACTGCGCCATCGACGAGGACTTCCGGCGAAGCCAGTTCCCCACCAACACCCCGCGCGAGAACCGGCAGGTCACCCTGGCGCACGAGTACTTCCACGCCGTCCAGTTCGCCTACGACGCCTTCGAGGACGGCTGGATCATGGAGGCCACGGCCACCTGGGCCGAGGAGCAGCTCTTCGACGGTGTCGACGACAACCGCTTCTACCTGAAGTACGGCCAGCTCCGGCAGCCGCGGCTGCCGCTCGACGAGTACGACGGCGGCCTGGCGCCCTACGGCCAGTGGATCTTCTTCGAGTACCTCACGCAGCGCTGGGACGCGACCGGTACCGGCACCCTGCCGACGATCATGCTCGACATCTGGGAGGAGCTCAGCGGGCGGGCCGGCGACCCCGACGCCTACTCCACGCAGGCGGTCCAGCGGGCGCTCAAGGACCGGGGCACCCACTTCACCGACGTCTACGGCGAGTTCGCGGCCGCCAACCGGCAGCCGTCCCGCAGCTACGAGGAGGGACGCGCGTCGGCGTACAAGAAGGCGCGGGTGACCACGTCGATGAAGCTCCGGCGCTCCAAGCGCGACAGCGGCCTGCGACGCACGACCCTGGACCACCTCACCCACCAGGCGGCCCGGTTCCGCACCGACGACACCACCGGCTCGGGCTGGAAGCTGCGCGTCGACGTCGACCTCGCGGGCCGCGCCAGCGCGCCGGTGGCGATCCTCATGATCAAGAAGACCAGCGGCGACGTGGTCTACCGGACGCTGAAGCTGTCGAAGCGCGGTGAGGGCACCGGCCGGGCACCGTTCCGCGCAGACTCCGTCAAGTTCGTGGAGCTGGTGCTGGTCAACGCCAGCCGCCGGACGAGCTGCTGGGACGGCGGCGGCTCCGCCGACTACGCCTGCCTCGGCAACCCGCGTGACGACTTCCGCAGGGCCTCCTACCGCGCCCGGGTCGTCCGCCGCTGA
- a CDS encoding sensor histidine kinase: MEEGARPGRRDMLVPAGLVVLGTTELAWLGSDGWVLAAALEALAGVALVFRRTHTWLAAPAAALLLMLMPWTGTAMDAAATPIFFYVLGMYSLGRYLPWLGAVLVALATLGVVAVDFATSPGSPDPTDAVFVLALAVPPFAFGRIGQRLADQTRLLAEQGEQLRDAAVREERDRIAREMHDVIAHSISAMVVQTAAAQDLLRTQPDRAALLLERVADAGRQALAETGRLLHLVRDDADELGLRPAPGLGDLPELVASSRRGGLTLDAELRLPDRPLPGVVDVTAYRVVQEALTNAQRHGKGPVRLEVTAEGDRVVIRCSNAVNGTRRPGSGLGLQGMAERVALVGGTLRREAGEDRFEVEVELPVLETAP; encoded by the coding sequence GTGGAGGAGGGCGCGCGCCCGGGTCGGCGGGACATGTTGGTCCCGGCGGGTCTCGTGGTGCTCGGCACCACGGAGCTGGCCTGGCTCGGGTCGGACGGCTGGGTCCTCGCGGCGGCGCTGGAGGCGCTGGCCGGGGTCGCGCTGGTCTTCCGGCGCACCCACACCTGGCTGGCCGCGCCGGCCGCGGCGCTGCTGCTGATGCTGATGCCGTGGACCGGCACCGCCATGGACGCGGCCGCGACCCCGATCTTCTTCTACGTGCTGGGCATGTACAGCCTGGGTCGCTACCTGCCGTGGCTCGGGGCCGTGCTGGTCGCGCTCGCGACCCTCGGGGTGGTGGCCGTCGACTTCGCCACCAGCCCGGGGAGCCCCGACCCGACCGACGCCGTCTTCGTGCTGGCGCTCGCGGTGCCGCCCTTCGCCTTCGGAAGGATCGGCCAGCGGCTCGCGGACCAGACCCGGCTCCTCGCCGAGCAGGGCGAACAGCTGCGGGACGCCGCGGTGCGGGAGGAGCGCGACCGGATCGCCCGCGAGATGCACGACGTGATCGCTCACTCGATCAGCGCGATGGTGGTGCAGACGGCGGCGGCCCAGGACCTCCTCCGGACCCAGCCCGACCGGGCGGCGCTGCTCCTGGAGCGGGTCGCCGACGCCGGGCGGCAGGCGCTCGCCGAGACCGGCCGGCTGCTCCACCTGGTCCGCGACGACGCCGACGAGCTCGGGCTGCGCCCCGCCCCGGGCCTCGGTGACCTGCCGGAGCTGGTGGCGTCGAGCCGACGGGGCGGGCTCACGCTCGACGCCGAGCTCCGGCTGCCGGACCGCCCGCTGCCGGGTGTCGTCGACGTGACGGCCTACCGCGTGGTGCAGGAGGCGCTGACCAACGCGCAGCGGCACGGCAAGGGCCCGGTGCGGCTGGAGGTCACGGCCGAGGGCGACCGGGTGGTGATCCGCTGCAGCAACGCCGTCAACGGCACGCGGCGGCCGGGCTCCGGCCTGGGTCTCCAGGGCATGGCGGAGCGGGTCGCGCTGGTCGGCGGGACGCTGCGCCGCGAGGCGGGCGAGGACCGCTTCGAGGTCGAGGTCGAGCTGCCGGTGCTGGAGACGGCGCCGTGA
- a CDS encoding ATP-dependent DNA helicase: MPETETQTPTTVGGLLGAAVAALGGQERPGQVQMAEAVASAMAGGEHLLVQAGTGTGKSLGYLVPSLLHGDRVVVATATLALQHQLVERDIPRLVEAVAEVDPDVDTSHAVLKGRSNYACLHRIREGVPDDQGALVDVPQGSMAQKVLELRAWAEEQAENGGSGERDAAPRHTDREWRQVSVGHRDCLGAARCPFGQECFVELAREQAHRSHLVVTNHSLLAIDAIEGVPMIPDYDVVVVDEAHEVVSRITQAATDELAPSDVDRAARRSQRYVDGSEADDLGDAGDALAAAIAEASPGRFDTVPQQLSDALVLVRDAARACLSAYPRESDDAEGDAGRQQARGSVQEVFTTAERMAADSDGDVLWLSEAGERVPSRLHVAPLQVWGPMRDKLLTDKTVVFTSATLRLGGDFGPVATSLGLKPAEEGAEPGEGVVPWRGLDVGSPFDYGRQAILYVARHLPPPGRDGLGPAQLDEIVELVDAAEGRTLGLFSSRRGAEAAAAAVRERLPHLTTLAQGEAQLPELAKQFVGDPHTCLFGTLSLWQGLDVPGDTCQLVLIDRIPFPRPDDPLMSARARAADQAGRNGFMEVSATHAALLLAQGSGRLIRTTTDKGVVALLDPRLVTARYGSFLRASLPPMWTTTDPAVVRAALTRLSAG, from the coding sequence GTGCCGGAGACCGAGACCCAGACGCCGACCACCGTCGGAGGCCTGCTGGGTGCCGCGGTCGCCGCGCTGGGTGGTCAGGAGCGGCCCGGGCAGGTGCAGATGGCCGAGGCCGTGGCGTCGGCGATGGCCGGTGGTGAGCACCTGCTCGTCCAGGCCGGCACCGGCACCGGCAAGTCCCTCGGCTACCTGGTGCCGAGCCTGCTCCACGGCGACCGCGTGGTGGTGGCGACGGCCACGCTCGCGCTCCAGCACCAGCTCGTCGAGCGCGACATCCCGCGGCTCGTCGAGGCGGTGGCCGAGGTCGACCCCGACGTCGACACCAGCCACGCCGTGCTCAAGGGCCGCTCCAACTACGCCTGCCTCCACCGGATCCGGGAGGGCGTTCCCGACGACCAGGGCGCCCTGGTCGACGTGCCCCAGGGGTCGATGGCCCAGAAGGTGCTCGAGCTGCGGGCGTGGGCCGAGGAGCAGGCCGAGAACGGCGGCAGCGGCGAGCGCGACGCGGCACCCCGCCACACCGACCGCGAGTGGCGGCAGGTCAGCGTCGGCCACCGCGACTGCCTCGGCGCGGCCCGGTGCCCCTTCGGGCAGGAGTGCTTCGTCGAGCTGGCCCGCGAGCAGGCCCACCGCAGCCACCTCGTCGTCACCAACCACTCGCTGCTCGCGATCGACGCGATCGAGGGGGTGCCGATGATCCCCGACTACGACGTGGTGGTCGTCGACGAGGCCCACGAGGTCGTCTCGCGGATCACGCAGGCGGCGACCGACGAGCTGGCGCCGTCCGACGTCGACCGGGCGGCCCGACGCTCACAGCGCTACGTCGACGGCTCCGAGGCCGACGACCTGGGCGATGCCGGCGACGCGCTGGCGGCGGCGATCGCGGAGGCCTCGCCGGGGCGGTTCGACACCGTCCCGCAGCAGCTGTCCGACGCGCTGGTGCTGGTGCGCGACGCGGCCCGCGCCTGCCTGTCGGCCTATCCCCGCGAGAGCGACGACGCCGAGGGTGACGCCGGGCGCCAGCAGGCCCGCGGCTCGGTGCAGGAGGTCTTCACCACGGCGGAGCGGATGGCCGCCGACAGCGACGGCGACGTGCTGTGGCTCTCCGAGGCCGGCGAGCGGGTGCCGTCGCGCCTCCACGTCGCCCCGCTGCAGGTGTGGGGGCCGATGCGCGACAAGCTGCTCACCGACAAGACGGTGGTGTTCACCAGCGCCACGCTGCGGCTGGGCGGCGACTTCGGGCCGGTGGCGACCTCGCTGGGGCTCAAGCCCGCCGAGGAGGGCGCCGAGCCGGGTGAGGGTGTCGTCCCCTGGCGCGGCCTCGACGTCGGCTCGCCCTTCGACTACGGCCGCCAGGCGATCCTCTACGTCGCCCGCCACCTGCCGCCGCCCGGGCGCGACGGCCTCGGGCCGGCCCAGCTCGACGAGATCGTCGAGCTGGTCGACGCCGCCGAGGGGCGGACGCTCGGGCTGTTCTCCAGCCGCCGCGGCGCGGAGGCGGCCGCCGCGGCCGTGCGGGAGCGGCTGCCCCACCTGACGACGCTCGCCCAGGGCGAGGCGCAGCTGCCCGAGCTGGCCAAGCAGTTCGTCGGCGACCCCCACACCTGCCTCTTCGGGACCCTGAGCCTGTGGCAGGGGCTCGACGTCCCCGGCGACACCTGCCAGCTGGTGCTCATCGACCGGATCCCCTTCCCGCGGCCCGACGACCCGCTGATGTCCGCGCGCGCCCGGGCCGCCGACCAGGCGGGGCGCAACGGGTTCATGGAGGTCTCCGCGACCCACGCGGCGCTGCTGCTCGCGCAGGGCTCGGGGCGCCTGATCCGCACCACCACCGACAAGGGCGTGGTCGCGCTGCTCGACCCGCGGCTGGTGACCGCGCGCTACGGCTCGTTCCTGCGGGCCAGCCTGCCGCCGATGTGGACCACCACCGACCCGGCGGTCGTCCGGGCCGCGCTGACGCGGCTCAGCGCCGGCTGA
- a CDS encoding response regulator transcription factor has product MTSVVIADDQELVRSGLELVLQARGCEVVGQAGDGREAVDVVRRTDPDVVLMDIRMPVMDGIAATRELTGSGCRTRVLVLTTYDLDRYVYDALAAGAAGFLLKATPPDRLVEGILTVCAGEALLAPSLTTRLIESYLQHPPAQDRASGPLATLTGRERQVLELMARGRSNDEIAADLVVAVATVKTHVNRVLAKLGVASRVQAVVLAYEAGLVAPRT; this is encoded by the coding sequence GTGACGAGCGTGGTGATCGCCGACGACCAGGAGCTGGTGCGGTCGGGCCTCGAGCTGGTGCTGCAGGCCCGCGGCTGCGAGGTGGTCGGTCAGGCCGGTGACGGCCGGGAGGCTGTCGACGTCGTACGCCGCACCGACCCCGACGTGGTCCTCATGGACATCCGGATGCCGGTGATGGACGGGATCGCCGCGACCCGCGAGCTCACGGGGAGCGGGTGCCGCACCCGGGTGCTGGTGCTCACGACGTACGACCTCGACCGCTACGTCTACGACGCGCTCGCCGCCGGGGCCGCCGGGTTCCTGCTGAAGGCGACCCCGCCGGACCGGCTGGTCGAGGGGATCCTCACCGTCTGTGCGGGCGAGGCGCTGCTGGCGCCGAGCCTGACCACCCGGCTGATCGAGTCCTACCTGCAACACCCGCCGGCGCAGGACCGGGCCAGCGGCCCCTTGGCGACCCTGACCGGCCGGGAGCGCCAGGTGCTGGAGCTGATGGCACGGGGGCGGTCCAACGACGAGATCGCCGCTGATCTCGTGGTGGCCGTGGCCACGGTCAAGACCCACGTCAACCGGGTGCTGGCCAAGCTCGGGGTCGCCAGCCGGGTGCAGGCCGTCGTGCTCGCCTACGAGGCCGGTCTGGTCGCGCCTCGCACCTGA